The Nitriliruptor alkaliphilus DSM 45188 genome includes a region encoding these proteins:
- a CDS encoding alpha/beta fold hydrolase has protein sequence MVRLGSNEVHYVDAGRGPTLLMLHGNPTSSVVWQQVIDRLSPSFRCIAPDYPGFGRSVAGDGYGFSPQEHAEVVAQLIEHLDLRDYTLVMQDWGGPIGIAAASRDPSRVSGLVIANTWAWPLNGIPKVEVMSRLLGGPLGRFAIRRFNLFVNATLPMGHRLRELSAAEMEQYRAAFPTPAARVPTAVLPRALTKEREFLAHCEASISHFSDLAALIVWADRDIAFGRKELERWQRLLPHSTTVPIAGAGHFLQSDAPDAVAEAIAAWAGVQAADGPGVGEPR, from the coding sequence ATGGTCAGGCTGGGGTCCAACGAGGTCCACTACGTCGACGCGGGCCGAGGACCCACGCTCCTGATGCTGCACGGCAACCCGACCTCGTCCGTCGTGTGGCAGCAGGTGATCGACCGGCTCTCGCCCTCGTTCCGTTGCATCGCTCCTGACTACCCGGGGTTCGGCAGGTCGGTCGCGGGCGACGGGTACGGCTTCTCACCGCAGGAACATGCTGAGGTCGTCGCCCAACTCATCGAGCACCTCGACCTGCGCGACTACACCCTCGTGATGCAGGACTGGGGTGGGCCCATCGGCATCGCCGCCGCCTCCCGCGACCCGTCGCGTGTGTCCGGGCTCGTCATCGCCAACACGTGGGCCTGGCCCCTGAACGGCATCCCCAAGGTCGAGGTCATGTCTCGGCTGCTGGGCGGCCCGCTCGGACGGTTCGCCATCAGACGGTTCAACCTGTTCGTCAACGCGACGCTTCCGATGGGCCACCGTCTCCGCGAGCTCTCAGCGGCCGAGATGGAGCAGTACCGCGCGGCGTTCCCCACGCCGGCGGCGCGAGTGCCCACGGCTGTCTTGCCTCGTGCTCTCACCAAGGAACGCGAGTTCCTCGCGCACTGCGAGGCCAGCATCAGCCACTTCTCCGACCTCGCGGCCCTCATCGTCTGGGCAGATCGCGACATCGCGTTCGGTCGCAAGGAGCTCGAACGCTGGCAGCGGCTGTTGCCCCACAGCACCACGGTCCCGATCGCTGGCGCCGGTCACTTCCTCCAGTCCGACGCCCCCGATGCCGTCGCTGAAGCCATCGCCGCCTGGGCCGGCGTCCAAGCAGCCGACGGACCGGGCGTCGGAGAACCGAGATGA
- a CDS encoding winged helix-turn-helix transcriptional regulator — protein MAKDYGQFCGLARALDVVGDRWTLLIVRELLMGPARFRDLQHGLPGIATNLLTERLARLAELGIITRSTEATRPIYELTEFGEGLREPVEAFVRWSAPLMISGPGDDHADPRWLTIAVPALLEQAQPDQPGARTVQVDDVTLRITSTGDGVAVNLLPDGDHHGDIDHRATMPQVLGAAFMSRSFDDFLRAL, from the coding sequence ATGGCGAAGGACTACGGCCAGTTCTGCGGTCTCGCACGGGCGCTCGACGTGGTGGGCGACCGGTGGACCCTGCTGATCGTGCGCGAACTCCTCATGGGGCCAGCGCGGTTCAGGGACCTGCAGCACGGGCTTCCCGGCATCGCGACGAACCTGCTCACCGAACGGCTCGCCCGCCTGGCGGAACTCGGGATCATCACGCGCAGTACCGAGGCCACCCGCCCGATCTACGAGCTGACCGAGTTCGGCGAGGGGCTCCGCGAGCCCGTCGAGGCCTTCGTGCGCTGGAGCGCACCCCTGATGATCAGTGGCCCCGGCGACGACCATGCCGACCCACGGTGGCTCACCATCGCGGTCCCTGCCCTCCTGGAGCAGGCCCAGCCCGACCAGCCAGGTGCCAGGACCGTCCAGGTCGACGATGTCACCCTTCGGATCACCTCGACAGGGGACGGGGTTGCAGTGAACCTGCTGCCCGACGGTGACCACCACGGTGACATCGACCACCGGGCCACCATGCCCCAAGTCCTGGGGGCGGCCTTCATGAGCCGGTCGTTCGACGACTTCCTCCGGGCGCTGTGA
- a CDS encoding GNAT family N-acetyltransferase — protein MASLDARTLAARFERTVVGFWSLGGRTVQRRHFQEVSHPTAPDHPLGNFVHRVRGDPRAALHELIGADRTPCTAARRRILIETATPPALEATLVVDDWQLECQLQLVLSSTTPIDAPTSPVRPATRDADWQAITDLFRADHLEEDARRGDPPRPASSTQAAVALRRSLGPDVEYLLAHRGERVTGCLAIWVSEEGVGLVEDLFVRPEARGTGVATELLRHAVHRSRRRGAGAIVIGAETDDTPKHLYAKFGFEPAAVLRSYTAPPSLPPRHDGGPAARDTPTT, from the coding sequence ATGGCATCGCTCGACGCACGGACGCTCGCCGCCCGTTTCGAGCGCACGGTCGTGGGATTCTGGTCACTTGGCGGGCGAACCGTTCAGCGCCGCCACTTCCAGGAGGTGAGCCACCCGACGGCTCCGGATCATCCACTGGGCAACTTCGTGCATCGTGTCCGGGGCGACCCTCGTGCGGCCCTCCACGAGCTAATCGGGGCCGACCGCACGCCGTGCACCGCGGCTCGCCGCCGCATCCTGATCGAGACGGCAACGCCTCCAGCCCTGGAGGCCACGCTCGTTGTCGACGACTGGCAGCTGGAGTGCCAGCTCCAGCTCGTGCTGTCGTCCACGACCCCGATCGACGCGCCCACCTCGCCCGTTCGACCTGCGACCCGAGACGCGGACTGGCAGGCGATCACCGACCTGTTCCGTGCCGATCACCTCGAGGAGGACGCCCGCCGCGGTGACCCCCCGCGACCAGCATCCTCGACCCAGGCTGCCGTGGCGCTGCGACGCAGCCTGGGGCCCGACGTGGAGTACCTGCTCGCCCACCGAGGCGAGCGCGTCACCGGCTGCCTCGCGATCTGGGTCAGCGAGGAAGGCGTGGGCCTCGTCGAGGACCTGTTCGTCCGGCCCGAAGCGCGTGGAACCGGGGTCGCCACGGAACTGCTCCGACATGCCGTCCACCGCAGTCGACGTCGGGGCGCCGGTGCGATCGTCATCGGCGCCGAGACCGACGACACCCCGAAGCACCTCTACGCCAAGTTCGGCTTCGAACCCGCCGCCGTGCTCCGTAGCTACACCGCCCCACCATCCCTGCCACCACGGCACGACGGCGGGCCCGCCGCGCGTGACACACCGACGACGTGA
- a CDS encoding IS3 family transposase has translation MIYTFISNRCGDLPTSVVCRTMGVSTSGFYAWRIEPVSARDLADATLTNTIFDIHAASCHSYGAPRVWSELRLGDRQLRCSRKRVERLMRQANIRGIYRRRGRGCTVRDPAGVPSADLVNRQFVADAPDRHGLP, from the coding sequence ATGATCTACACCTTCATCTCGAACCGGTGCGGCGACCTTCCGACCTCGGTGGTCTGCCGCACGATGGGGGTGTCCACGTCGGGCTTCTACGCCTGGCGTATCGAGCCGGTCTCGGCCCGCGACTTGGCCGATGCGACGCTCACCAACACCATCTTCGACATCCACGCCGCGTCGTGTCACAGCTACGGCGCCCCACGGGTGTGGTCCGAGCTGCGGCTCGGTGACCGCCAGCTGCGCTGCTCCCGCAAGCGCGTGGAGCGGTTGATGCGTCAGGCCAACATCCGCGGGATCTACCGCCGCCGCGGCCGCGGCTGCACCGTTCGGGACCCCGCCGGGGTGCCGTCAGCCGACCTGGTCAACCGCCAGTTCGTTGCCGATGCGCCCGACCGGCACGGGCTGCCTTGA
- a CDS encoding transposase, with the protein MPRPHPPEFRQRAVELARLREKPVAQIAEDLGISDSCLRNWIAQAGIDEGATPGVTRAEKAELVELRRELRVAKMENEILKRAAAYFARENVLPK; encoded by the coding sequence ATGCCTCGACCACATCCCCCGGAGTTCCGACAGCGGGCCGTCGAGCTCGCTCGGCTGCGTGAGAAGCCGGTCGCACAGATCGCCGAGGACCTCGGCATCTCCGACAGCTGCCTGCGCAACTGGATAGCCCAGGCCGGCATCGACGAGGGCGCCACACCCGGCGTTACACGCGCGGAGAAGGCCGAGCTCGTGGAGCTACGCCGCGAGTTGCGCGTGGCCAAGATGGAGAACGAGATCCTCAAGCGCGCCGCGGCGTACTTCGCCCGGGAGAACGTGCTCCCAAAATGA
- a CDS encoding ISL3 family transposase, giving the protein MHRVWRRLLELDELTVLESVEFDPDAQMVIASVRPKARAKRRCGRCGRRSPGYDHGEGRRRWRGLDLGTVRLVLEAEAPRVTCRDHGVVVAKVPWARHGARQTRAFEDTVAWLATNCSKVAVTQLTRISWRTVGSIVTRVVAEVDAHTDRLDGLTRIGIDEISYRKGQKYLTVVVDHDTGRLVWAEPGRDRATLRRFFDLLGTDRSARLTHISGDGAEWIATVVAERAPHAVLCADPFHVVAWATQCLDEVRREVWNEARRQAGGMVAWGSHSGLRYNLSRGDARKIQHSRWALWKNPEDLTAHQRAKLDWVARTSPKLHRAYLLKEGLRFAFKIKGEAGKQALDRWLAWAQRCRLPAFVALGRKIKRHLPAIHATLEHGLSNGLIESVNTRIRLITRIAFGFKHPQALIALAMLSLGGYRPALPGR; this is encoded by the coding sequence GTGCACAGGGTATGGCGACGGTTGCTGGAGCTGGATGAGCTCACGGTGCTCGAATCGGTCGAGTTCGACCCGGACGCCCAGATGGTGATCGCGTCGGTGCGTCCCAAGGCTCGGGCCAAGCGCCGTTGCGGTCGGTGTGGCCGCCGCTCGCCGGGCTATGACCACGGTGAGGGACGCCGTCGGTGGCGTGGGCTCGACCTGGGCACGGTCAGGTTGGTGCTCGAGGCCGAGGCACCGCGAGTGACCTGCCGTGACCACGGGGTGGTGGTCGCCAAGGTGCCCTGGGCCCGGCACGGTGCCCGCCAGACCCGCGCGTTCGAGGACACCGTGGCGTGGCTGGCGACCAACTGCTCCAAGGTCGCGGTCACCCAGCTGACCCGGATCAGCTGGCGCACGGTCGGGTCGATCGTGACCCGTGTGGTGGCAGAGGTCGACGCCCACACCGACCGGCTCGATGGGCTGACCCGGATCGGCATCGACGAGATCTCCTACCGCAAGGGACAGAAGTACCTCACCGTCGTGGTCGATCACGACACCGGCCGGCTGGTGTGGGCCGAACCCGGCCGGGACCGGGCCACCCTGCGCAGGTTCTTCGACCTGCTCGGAACCGACCGCAGCGCACGGTTGACCCACATCTCGGGCGATGGCGCCGAATGGATCGCCACCGTGGTCGCCGAACGCGCCCCCCACGCGGTGCTGTGCGCCGATCCGTTCCATGTCGTGGCGTGGGCCACCCAGTGCCTGGATGAGGTCCGCCGCGAGGTCTGGAACGAGGCCCGCCGCCAGGCCGGCGGGATGGTCGCCTGGGGCAGCCACAGCGGGCTTCGCTACAACCTCTCACGCGGCGACGCCCGCAAGATCCAGCACTCCCGCTGGGCGCTGTGGAAGAACCCCGAGGACCTCACCGCCCACCAACGCGCCAAGCTCGACTGGGTCGCGAGGACCAGCCCGAAGCTGCACCGCGCCTACCTGCTCAAAGAGGGGCTGCGGTTCGCGTTCAAGATCAAGGGCGAGGCCGGCAAGCAGGCCCTCGATCGCTGGCTCGCATGGGCGCAACGCTGCCGACTGCCCGCCTTCGTCGCCCTCGGCCGCAAGATCAAACGTCACCTGCCCGCCATCCACGCCACCCTCGAGCACGGCCTGTCCAACGGGCTCATCGAATCGGTCAACACCCGCATCCGCCTGATCACACGCATCGCCTTCGGGTTCAAACACCCCCAAGCACTGATCGCCCTCGCGATGCTCTCCCTCGGCGGCTACCGACCCGCCCTCCCCGGACGATGA
- a CDS encoding type II toxin-antitoxin system HipA family toxin → MNAADVYAAGHLVGHVTRQPDATKFAYIAGYDGPALVPHLPVGITTWPAGALPPLLSNLLPEGRRLEALRQQVKTSLDNEVALLLAIGNDLVGDLQFVPAGSLPAASSATQVDLSHFDAVVFAKLRGMPVSGVPGVQDKVKLSGRISLPVRDSTLSTHLLKFGQKGLPRLVPNERACLQALARARLEVTQAEVVIDMTGEQALLVTRFDRHATGGTVRALRQLDGCQAAGRYPADKYDLDTVEVVGALAGLCANPKVAALRLLEQVAASYLIGNGDLHAKNLSVFDRGEGLEPTPVYDVTFTHPYGDTDTMALPVCGESRVAKIGRAAFAEAAEHCGVRAAALERVIDRLLARTKDLPEQLSSEWPRASAKFQRVLEQRRHRLSP, encoded by the coding sequence ATGAACGCCGCCGACGTCTACGCGGCCGGTCATCTCGTCGGGCACGTCACCCGGCAACCCGACGCGACCAAGTTCGCCTACATCGCGGGCTACGACGGGCCCGCATTGGTCCCGCACTTGCCGGTCGGCATCACAACATGGCCGGCTGGGGCTCTCCCTCCGCTTCTGTCGAACCTGCTCCCCGAGGGACGCCGACTCGAAGCGCTGCGGCAGCAGGTCAAGACGTCCCTGGACAACGAGGTTGCGCTGCTCCTGGCGATCGGCAACGACCTGGTCGGCGACCTCCAGTTCGTGCCCGCCGGCTCCCTCCCGGCAGCGTCGTCGGCCACACAGGTCGATCTTTCCCACTTCGACGCGGTCGTGTTCGCAAAGCTCCGAGGTATGCCGGTGTCGGGCGTGCCTGGCGTCCAGGACAAGGTCAAGCTCTCAGGGCGGATCTCACTCCCGGTCCGAGACAGCACCCTGTCCACCCATCTGCTGAAGTTCGGCCAGAAGGGGCTCCCCAGGCTGGTTCCCAACGAACGCGCGTGCCTCCAGGCGCTCGCACGCGCTCGACTCGAGGTCACCCAGGCCGAGGTGGTGATCGACATGACTGGCGAGCAGGCCCTGCTCGTGACACGGTTCGACCGGCACGCCACGGGCGGCACCGTCAGGGCCCTGCGGCAACTCGACGGTTGCCAGGCAGCGGGTCGCTACCCAGCCGACAAGTACGACCTCGACACCGTTGAAGTCGTAGGCGCACTGGCGGGCTTGTGCGCGAACCCCAAGGTGGCGGCGTTGCGCCTACTCGAACAGGTTGCCGCGTCCTACCTGATCGGGAACGGCGACCTTCACGCCAAGAACCTGTCGGTGTTCGACCGCGGCGAGGGTCTGGAGCCGACACCGGTGTACGACGTGACGTTCACGCACCCGTACGGCGACACCGACACCATGGCTCTGCCGGTCTGCGGTGAATCGAGGGTCGCCAAGATCGGGAGAGCAGCGTTCGCCGAAGCGGCGGAGCACTGCGGCGTCCGAGCAGCAGCGTTGGAGCGTGTCATCGACCGGCTTCTGGCGCGCACGAAAGACCTTCCCGAGCAGCTGTCGTCCGAGTGGCCGCGGGCCAGTGCCAAGTTCCAGCGGGTCTTGGAGCAGCGCCGCCATCGGTTGTCGCCGTGA
- a CDS encoding type II toxin-antitoxin system Y4mF family antitoxin, translating into MGTTVQELGAAVRHARKQQGLDQLLLADLAGVSDRFLRDLEHGKPTVRLKEVLRVLDALGLTLQVRPR; encoded by the coding sequence GTGGGTACGACGGTGCAGGAACTCGGGGCGGCAGTGCGGCACGCCCGCAAACAGCAGGGTCTGGACCAACTGCTGCTGGCCGATCTCGCGGGTGTGTCCGACCGGTTCCTGCGCGACCTCGAACACGGCAAACCCACGGTCCGTCTCAAGGAGGTCCTTCGGGTGCTCGACGCGCTTGGGCTGACGCTGCAGGTCCGGCCACGATGA
- a CDS encoding proline dehydrogenase family protein — protein sequence MGTEPGSNMTAAAHVLRKVALDEGLKARVAKDPDLRRLAARVARRYVAGDRREDALDRARQVSAAGHRVTVDFMGESARTRAVVDAATDEFLDLVTSLRDGQLGGSVSLDLSHLGSVLDRELGRANVARIAEATAAGGMELLISMEGHDRVDQILEDHRWLCERFDHVGVTLAARLHRTEDDLAGVLQCPGRIRLVKGAYDTPADIALAREDPELTTRFDRYVDQLLDSGHACSIATHDADRLAHLHEYVQQQDAHERPYVVEMLAGLDSGRLDEMRDLGHPTQEYIVYGTEWWLYVCNRIAEEPTRLFDALVDAADA from the coding sequence GTGGGAACGGAACCCGGGTCGAACATGACGGCAGCAGCGCACGTCCTACGCAAAGTGGCGCTGGATGAAGGGCTGAAGGCGCGCGTCGCGAAGGATCCCGATCTGCGGCGCCTAGCTGCGAGGGTCGCTCGGCGGTACGTCGCCGGGGACCGACGCGAAGATGCCCTCGATCGGGCCCGTCAGGTCAGCGCAGCTGGCCACCGTGTGACGGTCGACTTCATGGGGGAGAGCGCTCGGACGCGGGCGGTGGTCGATGCGGCGACCGACGAGTTCCTCGACCTGGTCACGTCGCTGCGCGATGGTCAGCTCGGCGGATCGGTGTCGCTCGATCTGTCACACCTGGGCAGCGTCCTCGATCGTGAGCTCGGTCGCGCCAACGTCGCGCGCATCGCCGAAGCGACGGCGGCCGGTGGCATGGAGCTGCTGATCTCGATGGAGGGCCACGACCGGGTCGATCAGATCCTGGAGGATCACCGTTGGCTCTGTGAGCGCTTCGATCACGTGGGCGTGACCCTGGCGGCACGGTTGCACCGGACCGAGGATGACCTGGCGGGCGTCCTGCAGTGCCCCGGACGGATCCGGCTGGTCAAGGGTGCCTACGACACCCCGGCCGATATCGCATTGGCCCGAGAGGATCCCGAGCTGACGACCCGGTTCGACCGGTACGTCGACCAGCTGCTCGACAGCGGACACGCGTGCTCGATCGCGACGCACGACGCAGACCGGTTGGCGCACCTGCATGAGTACGTCCAGCAGCAGGACGCACACGAACGGCCGTACGTTGTGGAGATGCTCGCGGGGCTCGATTCGGGGCGACTCGATGAGATGCGCGACCTGGGACACCCGACGCAGGAGTACATCGTGTACGGCACGGAGTGGTGGCTGTACGTCTGCAACCGCATCGCCGAGGAACCCACACGGCTCTTCGACGCACTCGTCGACGCTGCCGACGCGTGA
- a CDS encoding AraC family transcriptional regulator, with product MQRAEVHLTSCSFAPHRHDTYAIGVTTGGVQQFRYRGDLHACLPGQLHVLHPDELHDGAAGSDEGFGYRILYVAPELLRDALGRRALPFVADPVQPQRPLTSHLLPLLATMDDPISDLAEADIAALVADTLTMMGTRSEAREEGAIDLRAVQLARECLRAHAREQTPASTLETITSCDRYTLARHFRRAFGTSPDRYRTLRRLDLARKDIVTGVPLAEAAARAGFADQSHLTRQFKRAFGFTPSRWLDVVSADGPAR from the coding sequence TTGCAGCGCGCGGAGGTGCACCTCACGAGTTGTTCGTTCGCCCCGCATCGCCACGACACGTACGCCATCGGTGTCACGACCGGTGGGGTGCAGCAGTTCCGCTACCGCGGTGACCTGCACGCCTGTCTACCGGGGCAACTCCACGTCCTGCATCCGGATGAGCTGCACGACGGTGCCGCGGGTTCCGACGAAGGCTTCGGCTACCGGATCCTGTACGTGGCGCCGGAGCTGCTCCGTGACGCGCTCGGACGCAGGGCACTGCCGTTCGTCGCCGACCCGGTCCAACCGCAGCGTCCCCTGACGAGCCATCTGCTGCCGCTCCTCGCGACGATGGATGACCCCATCAGCGATCTCGCCGAAGCAGACATCGCCGCCCTCGTCGCCGACACGCTCACGATGATGGGAACCCGATCGGAGGCGCGCGAGGAAGGGGCGATCGATCTTCGAGCCGTTCAGCTCGCCCGTGAGTGCCTGCGCGCTCACGCTCGCGAACAGACGCCGGCGTCGACACTCGAGACGATCACCAGTTGTGACCGGTACACGCTGGCACGACACTTCCGGCGAGCGTTCGGTACCAGCCCGGACCGGTACCGCACGCTTCGGCGGTTGGATCTCGCTCGCAAGGACATCGTGACTGGCGTCCCGCTGGCGGAGGCTGCCGCTCGTGCAGGTTTCGCCGACCAGAGCCACCTCACCCGCCAGTTCAAGCGTGCGTTCGGGTTCACCCCGTCCCGATGGCTCGACGTCGTATCGGCCGACGGCCCTGCACGCTGA
- a CDS encoding SDR family oxidoreductase — MDPGSGDEGPALGQGRIGVPDDIAPLIVYLISEESAYVNGAEIAVDGGFTAHVSH, encoded by the coding sequence GTGGACCCCGGCTCCGGTGATGAGGGCCCCGCCCTAGGACAAGGGCGCATCGGGGTACCGGACGACATCGCGCCCCTCATCGTGTACCTGATCTCCGAGGAGTCGGCGTACGTCAACGGAGCCGAGATCGCCGTCGACGGCGGCTTCACCGCCCACGTGTCCCACTAG
- a CDS encoding GYD domain-containing protein produces the protein MAKFLFKVSYTAQGLQGVLKEGGNARKAAAEETIGSVGGTVESFHFAFGDTDVFIIADMPDAAAAASVALNVSATGAAAVETVALLDPDEVDAATGADVSYRPPGA, from the coding sequence ATGGCGAAGTTCCTGTTCAAGGTGAGCTACACCGCGCAAGGGCTGCAGGGCGTGTTGAAGGAAGGTGGCAACGCCCGCAAGGCGGCCGCAGAGGAGACCATCGGGAGCGTCGGCGGCACGGTGGAGAGCTTCCACTTCGCGTTCGGCGACACCGACGTGTTCATCATCGCGGACATGCCCGATGCCGCCGCTGCCGCGTCGGTAGCGCTGAACGTGAGCGCGACCGGCGCCGCGGCCGTTGAGACGGTGGCGCTCCTCGACCCCGACGAGGTCGACGCAGCCACGGGCGCCGACGTGAGCTACCGGCCACCGGGCGCGTGA
- a CDS encoding prealbumin-like fold domain-containing protein, with translation MFDDTTGELEICGGLTIVKETDPAGEDQDFDFTITGPGIDGTGEFELNAADHDEGEGNPASTTFSDLLIGDYTITEVDIPDGWDLTSIVCDDGTTGNLADDAVTVSVGVSTGVTCTFTNTLRHSILVEKTYAVDPG, from the coding sequence TTGTTCGACGACACGACCGGTGAGCTCGAGATCTGCGGTGGACTGACGATCGTCAAGGAGACCGATCCCGCGGGCGAGGACCAGGACTTCGACTTCACGATCACCGGACCGGGCATCGACGGGACGGGGGAGTTCGAGCTCAACGCCGCCGACCACGACGAGGGCGAGGGCAACCCAGCCAGCACGACGTTCTCGGATCTGCTGATCGGCGACTACACGATCACCGAGGTCGACATCCCTGACGGGTGGGACCTCACCAGCATCGTGTGTGACGACGGCACGACCGGGAACCTCGCGGACGATGCGGTGACCGTCTCGGTCGGCGTGTCGACCGGCGTGACGTGCACGTTCACCAACACGCTACGCCACTCGATCCTGGTCGAGAAGACCTACGCGGTCGACCCGGGC
- a CDS encoding SpaA isopeptide-forming pilin-related protein — protein sequence NLAKFALHEDDAGEPGDKVDDLDYTEADGRHFYCIDDLIPGDYWLVEESPTGFLSNDDVPVSTSSTETCAQRVDGDGLIGGADGPDKTIDNKPAPVDLTVTKWKLTLNNEGDLVRSTTPLAGFEYTLYLGADDQGTVVATSTTGSDGETNFDAEILEVDETYTVCETRTPDDSDYWTGADCQTFKVALDTDVELHFENEPLSRVQVLFFNETGFTNATIDCGEGLGEELTGTDADEALELDHLPLGDHQCTISISNGGPGD from the coding sequence CAACCTGGCGAAGTTCGCGCTCCACGAGGACGACGCGGGCGAGCCGGGCGACAAGGTCGACGACCTCGATTACACCGAGGCCGACGGCCGCCACTTCTACTGCATCGACGACCTGATCCCCGGCGACTACTGGCTCGTCGAGGAATCCCCGACCGGGTTCCTATCCAACGACGACGTGCCGGTCTCCACGTCGAGCACCGAGACGTGTGCTCAGCGTGTCGACGGAGACGGTCTGATCGGCGGCGCCGACGGGCCGGACAAGACGATCGACAACAAGCCCGCACCGGTCGACCTGACCGTCACCAAGTGGAAGCTGACCCTGAATAACGAGGGCGATCTCGTGCGCTCGACCACCCCGCTGGCCGGCTTCGAGTACACGCTCTACCTCGGCGCCGACGACCAGGGAACGGTCGTGGCGACCAGCACGACGGGTTCCGACGGTGAGACCAACTTCGACGCGGAGATCCTCGAGGTGGACGAGACCTACACGGTGTGCGAGACCCGTACGCCGGACGACAGCGACTACTGGACCGGCGCGGACTGCCAGACGTTCAAGGTGGCGCTCGACACCGACGTCGAGCTGCACTTCGAGAACGAACCGTTGTCTCGGGTCCAGGTGCTGTTCTTCAACGAGACCGGGTTCACCAACGCCACGATCGACTGCGGCGAGGGGCTCGGTGAGGAGCTGACCGGGACCGACGCGGACGAAGCGCTCGAGCTCGATCACCTGCCACTCGGTGACCACCAGTGCACGATCAGCATCAGCAACGGCGGTCCGGGCGACTGA
- a CDS encoding acyl-CoA dehydrogenase family protein encodes MRSLVGDPGDDDLDRTSERQVLRRVLRAFLDLAADEEAVRRQMESELGHDADTWARLGTELGVLGLGVPESMGGAGGTLVDQAIAAEEFGRVLLPGPVTGTLHLAIPALLALPDREAAARWLGPLIHGERTAALAVSEPGPRFTPGHVEVHAQGDRLTGQVRHVVDGAAAELLLVAASTERGLGLFAVEEAERTPQSTMDLTRRRAHLRFDGTRGHLLAGPSDAPAVLDRAFAVGSVLQAAGQAGGARHLLDICLAYATTRMQFGRPIGSFQAVKHRCVDMHLLVERARSTAYHAAQVLVTAPAASVIDANIAQAVCSEAYQQVASMAIQVLGGIGFTWDHPAHLYFKRAVTDAATLGSAADHRAVIAASVLDTAEPTWQLAVSGHAGNPPRPRSHDRRPRSADALPDGGRLRGGPTP; translated from the coding sequence GTGAGATCCCTCGTGGGTGACCCGGGAGACGATGACCTCGACCGCACGTCAGAACGGCAGGTGCTGCGCCGCGTGCTGCGGGCCTTCCTCGACCTCGCCGCCGATGAGGAGGCCGTGCGTCGTCAGATGGAGTCGGAGCTCGGGCACGACGCAGACACGTGGGCCCGCCTGGGTACCGAACTCGGCGTCCTCGGGCTCGGTGTGCCCGAGTCGATGGGGGGCGCTGGCGGCACGCTCGTGGATCAGGCGATCGCCGCCGAGGAGTTCGGGCGCGTGCTGCTGCCGGGCCCGGTGACAGGGACCCTCCACCTCGCCATCCCCGCCCTGCTCGCCCTGCCGGATCGCGAGGCAGCCGCCCGATGGCTCGGCCCGCTGATCCACGGGGAGAGGACCGCCGCGCTCGCCGTCTCCGAGCCGGGCCCGCGGTTCACCCCCGGACACGTCGAGGTGCACGCCCAGGGCGACAGGCTGACCGGCCAGGTCCGTCACGTCGTCGACGGCGCAGCAGCCGAGCTGTTGCTCGTCGCCGCCTCGACCGAACGAGGTCTCGGTCTCTTCGCCGTCGAGGAGGCCGAGCGGACCCCGCAGTCCACCATGGACCTGACCCGGCGACGGGCACACCTGCGGTTCGACGGCACGCGAGGACACCTCCTGGCCGGCCCGAGTGACGCTCCGGCCGTGCTCGACCGCGCCTTCGCCGTCGGGAGCGTGCTGCAGGCGGCAGGACAGGCCGGCGGGGCACGCCACCTGCTCGACATCTGTCTCGCCTACGCGACGACCCGGATGCAGTTCGGGCGGCCGATCGGTTCGTTCCAGGCGGTCAAGCACCGGTGCGTGGACATGCATCTGCTCGTCGAACGAGCCCGGTCGACCGCCTACCACGCAGCCCAGGTGCTGGTGACCGCTCCGGCAGCCTCGGTCATCGACGCGAACATCGCCCAGGCGGTGTGCTCGGAGGCCTACCAGCAGGTCGCCTCGATGGCGATCCAGGTCCTCGGCGGCATCGGGTTCACCTGGGACCACCCCGCTCACCTCTACTTCAAACGCGCCGTCACCGATGCCGCCACGCTGGGCAGCGCGGCCGACCACCGTGCGGTGATCGCAGCCTCGGTCCTCGACACCGCCGAGCCCACGTGGCAGCTGGCGGTGTCGGGCCACGCCGGGAACCCACCCAGGCCTCGGAGCCATGATCGGCGCCCTCGGTCTGCCGACGCTCTACCTGACGGAGGGCGGTTACGCGGGGGACCGACCCCGTGA